The following proteins are encoded in a genomic region of Dialister hominis:
- a CDS encoding electron transfer flavoprotein subunit alpha/FixB family protein, which translates to MDFSDYKGIYVVGALFDGHIRKFTGEFTGEARALADKSGEEVSVVLLGSDLKDDPQSLIALGADHVYVMDDPLLAHYDGQAYQKVLVKFFREKKPSTVIFGATPKGRDLAPRIAADLVCGVTADVTELDIDQDTGLVICSRPAMSGNILADIISPDYRPQVCTVRPGIFRSPAPDASRKGEAVHVKVELEQSDIGTILKEILKGEKDEHPIETAKVVVAGGRGFHSKEEWDRLYELSELLGGSVGCSRPICELGWEPKSHQIGQTGKGVAPKVYFAFGISGVMQHMCAVNADIIIAVNKDPNAPIMAMADYAVVADIKEFIPRFIDKIKELKAEKE; encoded by the coding sequence ATGGATTTTTCTGATTATAAGGGCATTTATGTCGTTGGCGCCCTCTTTGATGGTCATATCCGCAAGTTTACCGGCGAATTCACAGGCGAAGCCAGAGCACTGGCAGACAAGAGCGGAGAAGAAGTATCCGTTGTTCTTCTGGGAAGCGATCTGAAAGATGATCCGCAGTCTCTCATTGCATTAGGCGCTGATCATGTGTACGTGATGGATGATCCGCTCCTTGCACATTATGACGGACAGGCTTACCAGAAGGTTCTTGTCAAATTCTTCAGGGAAAAGAAACCGAGCACAGTCATTTTCGGCGCAACACCGAAAGGACGCGATCTGGCACCGCGCATTGCCGCTGATCTTGTCTGCGGCGTAACCGCTGATGTCACTGAACTTGACATCGATCAGGATACGGGCCTTGTCATCTGCTCAAGACCGGCAATGTCAGGCAACATCCTGGCTGATATCATCAGCCCGGATTACCGTCCGCAGGTCTGCACGGTACGCCCTGGCATTTTCCGCTCGCCAGCTCCCGATGCTTCCAGAAAGGGCGAAGCTGTCCATGTCAAAGTGGAACTTGAACAATCTGACATCGGAACCATCCTTAAGGAAATCCTTAAGGGCGAGAAGGATGAACATCCGATTGAAACGGCAAAGGTCGTCGTGGCCGGCGGACGCGGTTTCCACAGCAAGGAAGAATGGGACAGGCTCTATGAGCTCTCTGAACTTCTTGGCGGAAGCGTTGGATGCAGCCGCCCGATCTGCGAACTTGGCTGGGAGCCTAAATCCCACCAGATCGGCCAGACCGGCAAGGGCGTAGCTCCCAAAGTATACTTTGCCTTCGGCATTTCCGGCGTCATGCAGCATATGTGCGCAGTCAATGCGGATATTATCATTGCTGTCAATAAAGACCCGAATGCGCCGATCATGGCTATGGCAGATTATGCCGTTGTAGCCGATATCAAGGAATTTATCCCGCGCTTCATCGATAAAATCAAGGAATTGAAAGCAGAAAAAGAATAA
- a CDS encoding aminotransferase class IV, with amino-acid sequence MADTKTTIYYNHNFYYDFSKIISADDRGLQFGDGCYEWIRIFNGHPFALSYHTDRLYRSMRLLGIRPVTAPDEFTEIAEVVIDESGIKEGFMKIIVTRGTGEHDFTIPARNKLQPNVLVYARPLDEASIAKVQDGVTCITAEDDRGHHCDILSLNQLDNMMARAEAQKKGSYDTIFIKDGLLTEASHSNVCIVKAGVIWTPATNEHMIRGITRSLVLTRVAPTAGVTSIDDAADPVKLEDMMNAEEVFLTNTQDGIVPVLSIDGKKIGSGEVGPVTRKIQEHYAHLMKDGLA; translated from the coding sequence ATGGCAGATACCAAGACTACCATATACTACAACCACAATTTCTATTATGATTTTTCTAAAATTATCAGCGCTGACGACAGAGGACTCCAGTTCGGCGACGGCTGCTATGAATGGATCCGCATTTTCAATGGTCATCCATTTGCCCTGTCCTATCATACTGACCGCCTGTACCGTTCGATGAGACTCTTAGGCATCCGTCCTGTCACAGCACCGGATGAATTTACTGAAATTGCCGAAGTTGTCATTGATGAATCCGGAATCAAGGAAGGATTCATGAAGATTATCGTAACAAGAGGCACTGGTGAACATGATTTCACCATTCCGGCCAGAAACAAACTTCAGCCGAACGTTCTTGTGTACGCAAGACCGCTTGATGAAGCATCCATTGCAAAAGTTCAGGACGGCGTCACCTGCATTACAGCAGAAGATGACCGCGGACATCACTGCGATATCCTTTCCCTGAATCAGCTGGATAATATGATGGCAAGGGCAGAAGCACAGAAAAAAGGATCTTATGATACGATTTTCATTAAAGACGGACTTCTGACTGAAGCATCCCATTCCAATGTATGCATCGTCAAGGCAGGCGTCATCTGGACACCGGCTACCAATGAGCATATGATCCGCGGAATTACACGCTCCCTTGTCCTGACAAGGGTTGCTCCTACCGCAGGCGTAACATCCATTGATGATGCAGCCGATCCGGTCAAGCTCGAAGACATGATGAATGCTGAAGAAGTATTCCTGACCAATACACAGGACGGCATCGTTCCAGTTCTTTCCATTGACGGCAAGAAGATTGGAAGCGGCGAAGTGGGACCTGTTACCAGAAAGATTCAGGAACACTACGCACATCTGATGAAAGACGGACTCGCATAA
- the glmM gene encoding phosphoglucosamine mutase codes for MVTLFGTDGVRGLVNSTLMPELAYQLGRAAGAYFCKSGKSHRFLIGMDTRVSGPMLTAAISAGLCASGIDVDIVGVIPTPGVAYLTKTEGYDAGVVISASHNPFPDNGIKFFDKRGYKLPDRTEEEIENILRHDEEIIRPTGDGIGTIRQRPELAAKYRDYVKSTVTCSFEGMKIVTDSANGAASDFLPEILRELGADVTAIFREPNGVNINNGCGSTHMETLQKTVVELGADCGIANDGDADRCLFVDEKGEVLDGDHLMLINALEMKEEGRLNDSMVVGTVMSNLGFGKALREHGCRTVSTQVGDRYVLEEMMKHNYSIGGEQSGHIIFPEFNTTGDGLITAVQTLKVMKKWNKPLSEMNHLMVTYPQILKNVRVYSKNGWQDNELISDSIKAGEEEMGSDGRILVRASGTEPLIRVMGEGKEINQLERIIDDIASVIEHELGVENN; via the coding sequence ATGGTTACTTTATTTGGGACGGACGGCGTCCGCGGACTGGTCAATTCTACACTCATGCCGGAACTGGCATACCAGCTGGGACGCGCGGCTGGCGCTTATTTCTGTAAATCAGGCAAAAGTCATCGTTTCCTGATCGGCATGGACACACGTGTTTCCGGTCCGATGCTGACCGCTGCCATTTCTGCCGGATTATGCGCATCCGGAATCGATGTTGATATCGTCGGCGTGATTCCAACGCCTGGTGTTGCTTATCTGACAAAAACGGAAGGCTATGATGCAGGCGTCGTTATTTCTGCTTCACACAATCCGTTCCCGGATAATGGGATCAAGTTCTTTGACAAGAGAGGGTACAAACTGCCGGACCGTACGGAAGAAGAAATTGAAAATATTCTCCGTCATGATGAAGAAATCATCCGCCCGACAGGCGACGGCATCGGAACGATCCGCCAGAGACCTGAACTGGCTGCCAAGTACAGGGATTACGTCAAATCTACTGTCACCTGCAGCTTTGAAGGAATGAAGATCGTAACAGATTCCGCCAATGGCGCAGCCAGCGATTTCCTGCCGGAAATCTTAAGAGAACTCGGCGCTGACGTGACTGCCATTTTCCGTGAACCCAACGGCGTGAATATCAATAACGGCTGCGGTTCCACGCATATGGAAACACTGCAGAAGACCGTCGTTGAACTCGGTGCTGACTGCGGCATTGCCAATGACGGCGATGCAGATCGTTGCCTTTTCGTTGATGAAAAGGGCGAAGTCCTGGACGGCGATCATCTGATGCTGATCAATGCCCTTGAGATGAAGGAAGAAGGAAGACTCAATGATTCCATGGTTGTCGGAACTGTCATGAGCAACCTTGGATTTGGCAAAGCGCTCAGAGAGCATGGATGCAGGACCGTATCCACACAGGTCGGCGACCGTTACGTTCTTGAAGAAATGATGAAGCACAATTACTCCATCGGCGGAGAACAGTCCGGCCACATCATTTTCCCGGAATTCAATACGACAGGCGACGGTCTCATTACGGCTGTCCAGACACTTAAAGTCATGAAGAAGTGGAACAAGCCGCTTTCGGAAATGAATCATCTGATGGTGACCTATCCGCAGATCTTGAAAAATGTCAGGGTGTACAGCAAGAACGGCTGGCAGGATAATGAACTGATCAGCGATTCCATCAAGGCCGGCGAAGAGGAAATGGGAAGCGACGGGCGCATCCTCGTCCGTGCATCCGGTACGGAACCTTTGATCCGCGTCATGGGCGAAGGGAAAGAAATCAACCAGCTCGAAAGAATCATTGATGATATCGCATCCGTGATCGAACACGAACTCGGCGTTGAAAATAATTAA
- the cdaA gene encoding diadenylate cyclase CdaA: MLSQIQGLFMTMRLWDVLDILVVAFFLYRIYILIRNTRATALLKGLIFLGIFTVLAGWLQLHVVSWILDKLMTVLIVALPVVFQPELRRALEQIGRGKFYVSSRMMNDVEWDHVIGDVVEAAMIMSANKIGALIVFERSVGLDDRIDTGIRIEGLVSKELLGNIFIVNTPLHDGAVIIRENRVMAAGCLLPLTRDHSLSSELGTRHRAAIGMSEQADCVVVVVSEETGIVSYTYGGNIHRGQDAESLRNVLRNYLMRSKPKGVSDVLQKWSPLK, from the coding sequence ATGCTGAGTCAGATTCAAGGCTTGTTCATGACGATGCGCCTGTGGGATGTCCTGGATATCCTGGTCGTTGCATTTTTCTTATACCGTATATATATCCTCATCCGCAATACACGCGCGACAGCTCTTCTGAAAGGGCTCATTTTCCTGGGAATTTTCACTGTCCTGGCCGGATGGCTGCAGCTCCATGTCGTCAGCTGGATCCTGGACAAACTCATGACGGTCCTTATTGTCGCCCTCCCCGTCGTATTCCAGCCGGAACTCCGCCGTGCCCTTGAACAGATCGGCCGAGGCAAGTTCTACGTTTCCTCACGCATGATGAATGATGTGGAATGGGATCATGTCATCGGGGATGTCGTAGAAGCAGCCATGATCATGTCAGCCAATAAGATCGGTGCTCTTATCGTTTTTGAAAGAAGCGTCGGCCTTGATGACAGGATTGATACGGGCATCCGTATCGAGGGCCTTGTCTCCAAGGAACTTCTCGGAAATATTTTCATCGTCAATACACCGCTTCATGACGGAGCGGTCATCATCAGGGAAAACAGGGTCATGGCAGCAGGATGCCTTCTTCCTCTGACAAGAGACCATAGTCTTTCTTCCGAACTGGGCACGCGCCACCGCGCTGCTATCGGCATGTCTGAGCAGGCAGACTGCGTTGTCGTCGTCGTCAGTGAAGAAACAGGGATCGTTTCCTACACCTATGGCGGCAATATCCATCGCGGCCAGGATGCAGAGAGCCTCAGGAATGTCCTTAGAAATTACCTGATGCGCAGCAAGCCGAAGGGCGTCAGTGATGTGCTGCAGAAATGGAGTCCGCTTAAATGA
- a CDS encoding cytochrome d ubiquinol oxidase subunit II: MESNALLLPLCFFGLYMILEAADWGLCLAAPIVSRNREENKAIIGLLRPGLDGNELWFFLGLFMLSAAIPTASETPIHSGNIVLCVFVVLGALLRLAASFLQDAFSSPIVVKAFSIFSFLGLGLMGLSGSSFIMDDGSFVTVLGIFCALWMILAAFQLGCLYGAVKVVNPLGERFRAAFLVASVLTVVVYIILAILLKSNVGSSHMYGSFFWMGLVATAILFLVAFFFTRSRHVKVGLAAAYLSSFFAISIYLSAYAVKIPLLYKVEVGALKSAMAAAPGTALLVLAIVWSLGAFVWRQIRKKQEYEWRDHI; the protein is encoded by the coding sequence ATGGAATCGAATGCATTATTGCTGCCATTGTGTTTCTTTGGACTATATATGATATTGGAGGCAGCGGACTGGGGCCTTTGCCTTGCGGCTCCGATTGTCAGCAGGAACCGTGAAGAAAATAAAGCCATCATCGGTCTTTTAAGGCCTGGCCTTGATGGCAATGAACTTTGGTTTTTCCTTGGATTATTCATGCTGAGCGCTGCCATTCCGACGGCTTCGGAAACGCCGATCCATTCGGGAAATATCGTGCTCTGCGTGTTCGTCGTACTGGGGGCTTTGCTCCGGCTGGCTGCATCGTTCCTTCAGGATGCTTTTTCGTCTCCCATTGTTGTGAAGGCATTCAGCATCTTCTCATTCCTGGGTCTGGGCCTCATGGGGCTTTCCGGTTCATCCTTCATCATGGATGATGGATCCTTTGTGACAGTCCTTGGTATTTTCTGCGCATTATGGATGATCCTTGCCGCATTCCAGCTTGGATGCCTCTACGGCGCTGTCAAAGTGGTGAATCCTTTGGGTGAGCGCTTCCGCGCTGCATTCCTTGTGGCAAGCGTCCTGACGGTTGTCGTTTACATTATTCTGGCGATACTTCTCAAATCTAACGTGGGAAGTTCCCATATGTACGGAAGCTTCTTCTGGATGGGCCTTGTCGCAACAGCTATCCTTTTCCTCGTTGCTTTCTTCTTTACAAGAAGCAGGCATGTGAAGGTAGGACTTGCCGCTGCTTATCTATCTTCATTCTTTGCCATTTCCATTTACCTTTCTGCCTATGCCGTGAAGATCCCGCTTCTTTATAAAGTAGAAGTAGGGGCTTTGAAGAGCGCAATGGCGGCAGCACCTGGAACGGCACTGCTTGTCCTTGCCATCGTCTGGTCGCTTGGCGCATTTGTCTGGAGGCAGATCAGGAAAAAGCAGGAATATGAATGGCGTGACCATATTTAA
- a CDS encoding CdaR family protein: MNEQNPVMENTYTIPVEVRNLDRSLVATNVPSKVRVKIRMSRSDMISLRTDDIKAYVDLSGVTAGDHPNTQIHVSVPGDETVLSVSPQFFNLNVDTYAVKSLPATVEIFGNPDPNFTVGENKVTPGSIMIAGSSSKISEANRAVVSVNIAGKDKNFTEFDSVNILDADGNTVTGLEIMPSQVKVSVNVKENQKVGNLQVKASTKGEVAKGYRITDVIVTPPVATVTAPISYFDKNKAIELDPIDVTGASKDVVQTVNVPAPLGGSVAVPQVTVTIKIEKD; the protein is encoded by the coding sequence ATGAATGAACAGAACCCTGTCATGGAAAACACATATACGATTCCTGTCGAGGTCAGAAACCTGGACCGTTCGCTTGTTGCAACGAATGTGCCTTCGAAGGTGCGCGTAAAAATCAGGATGTCCAGAAGCGATATGATATCTCTCCGTACGGATGATATCAAAGCCTACGTGGATCTTTCCGGTGTGACGGCCGGCGATCATCCCAATACGCAGATCCATGTTTCCGTTCCGGGCGATGAGACAGTCCTCTCCGTATCCCCGCAGTTCTTCAATCTGAATGTGGATACGTACGCAGTGAAATCCCTGCCGGCTACGGTTGAGATCTTCGGCAACCCTGACCCGAACTTCACCGTGGGGGAAAATAAGGTAACGCCCGGGTCCATCATGATTGCAGGCAGCTCTTCCAAGATTTCTGAAGCCAACAGAGCCGTTGTTTCTGTCAATATTGCAGGAAAAGACAAGAACTTCACCGAGTTTGATTCCGTCAATATTCTGGATGCTGACGGAAATACAGTGACCGGCCTTGAAATCATGCCAAGCCAGGTCAAGGTTTCTGTGAACGTCAAGGAAAACCAGAAGGTCGGGAACCTTCAGGTAAAGGCATCGACGAAGGGTGAAGTAGCCAAAGGCTACCGTATTACGGATGTCATCGTTACGCCTCCGGTTGCAACGGTAACGGCTCCGATCAGTTACTTTGACAAGAACAAGGCCATCGAGCTCGATCCCATCGACGTGACGGGAGCAAGCAAGGATGTCGTTCAGACGGTGAATGTACCGGCTCCTCTGGGAGGAAGCGTGGCTGTGCCGCAGGTAACGGTTACCATCAAGATAGAGAAGGATTGA
- a CDS encoding DNA polymerase III subunit alpha, which produces MDPFVHLHSHTEYSLFDGISRIGELVSHVKEMGQTALAITDHGVMYGAVYLYKECIKQGIKPIIGCEIYVTRGSRFDKSGNGKEKLAHLILLAENNEGYQNLIKICSKAWTEGYYHRPRADHELLEKYHEGLIVTSACVGGEVPQAILNGDMDEARKVIEFYINTFGKDNYFLEIQNHGLPEEAAVRPVLASLAKEYGLGLVATNDFHYTKKEDARSQEIKLCISTGKTLDDPYHFHFANDEFYCKSGDEMRAILGNFPGAIENTRVIADRCNVELTFGEHKLPSFDVPEGETAASYLRKLCEKALPERYAVVTDKERSRMDYELGVIDKMGFSDYFLIVMDFIHYAKSHGIPIGPGRGSAAGSIVSYLLHITEVDPLRFDLLFERFLNPARVSMPDIDTDLCYRRRGEVIEYLARKYGSDQVAQIITFGTLAARAVIRDVGRVTNMPLREVDRIAKMVPVGPGVTLKKTMEGSREFRDLYDSDTTVHRLIDHCLDLEGISRNSGTHAAGVVICSKPVEEYVPIQLTQDGFIQTQYEKDQVEQLGLLKMDLLGLRNLTVIHDALEMIRENRGIDLDINKIPSEDEETCKMLCDGDTIGVFQSESSGFTSLLMQLHPERFEDLIPMVALYRPGPLGSGMAEDFIKRKHGKIPVEYPHPSLEPILKETYGVILYQEQVMQIASVMGGFSLGQADMLRRAMGHKEPEILQQNRETFVDGAVANGVDDRTANYVFDLMVHFAGYGFNKSHSVCYGWIAWQTAYLKAHYRPEFMAAMMTCYNGDRDKVSRYISDTRRAGVVIAAPDVNLSEAYFSVKGDKILFGLDGIQNVGEGAVRSIIEARKQGGPFKSLSDFVERADNRGLNSRACESLIRCGALDSLGANRSQLLAALPEALGDAQSIRNERASGQLNLFGGEETPETIVYPDLPDMDPKEKIEWERKLLGFYVSGHPLDSYKEQLKACTPLYHLTAEGNQYDGRMVTIGGTISRIKGTMTKKGQPMGYVTIEDYDGEVETVVFPSVWETVRPILAEDAAVAIRGRVQANERDVRVLAEEIIPLDKLRASAPSPAGVLHLYIDAAHDSNEVSQRLAGLFQKHHGKTPVIMHMMRTGQEIHAAPKFYVNYSSEAERDFRMLLGERAVALRNSGSGNI; this is translated from the coding sequence TTGGATCCTTTCGTACATCTGCATTCGCATACTGAATACAGCCTCTTTGACGGAATCAGCCGCATCGGAGAGCTCGTTTCCCATGTGAAGGAAATGGGACAGACCGCGCTTGCCATTACCGACCACGGCGTGATGTACGGCGCCGTTTACTTATATAAGGAATGCATCAAGCAGGGAATCAAGCCGATTATCGGCTGTGAGATCTATGTCACGAGGGGAAGCCGCTTTGACAAGTCCGGAAACGGGAAGGAAAAACTGGCCCACCTGATCCTGCTTGCTGAAAATAATGAAGGATATCAGAATCTGATCAAGATATGCTCGAAAGCATGGACGGAAGGCTATTACCACCGCCCGCGAGCCGATCATGAGCTCCTTGAAAAGTATCATGAAGGCCTTATCGTGACATCTGCCTGCGTAGGCGGGGAAGTGCCGCAGGCTATCCTGAATGGCGATATGGATGAGGCAAGGAAGGTCATTGAATTCTACATCAATACGTTTGGCAAGGATAACTACTTCCTTGAAATCCAGAACCACGGTCTTCCTGAAGAAGCGGCTGTCCGTCCTGTACTGGCAAGTCTTGCCAAAGAATACGGACTTGGGCTGGTTGCGACAAACGATTTCCATTATACGAAAAAGGAAGATGCAAGAAGCCAGGAAATCAAGCTTTGCATTTCCACGGGAAAGACGCTGGATGATCCGTATCATTTCCATTTTGCCAATGATGAATTCTACTGCAAGAGCGGGGATGAGATGCGCGCCATTTTAGGAAATTTCCCCGGCGCTATTGAAAATACGAGGGTCATTGCGGACCGCTGCAATGTGGAGCTTACTTTCGGTGAGCACAAGCTCCCTTCCTTTGACGTGCCTGAAGGAGAGACTGCTGCATCGTATTTGAGAAAGCTCTGCGAAAAAGCACTTCCCGAGAGGTACGCTGTCGTTACTGACAAGGAAAGAAGCCGCATGGATTATGAGCTCGGCGTCATCGACAAGATGGGATTTTCCGACTACTTCCTGATTGTCATGGATTTCATCCATTATGCAAAATCCCATGGTATTCCGATAGGCCCTGGAAGGGGAAGTGCGGCAGGAAGCATCGTTTCCTACCTCCTTCATATTACGGAAGTCGATCCGCTCCGCTTCGACCTCCTGTTTGAACGATTCCTGAATCCGGCCCGCGTTTCCATGCCTGATATTGATACGGACCTCTGCTACAGGAGAAGGGGCGAGGTCATTGAGTATCTTGCAAGGAAGTACGGCTCCGATCAGGTGGCGCAGATCATTACATTCGGCACTCTGGCGGCAAGGGCCGTCATCAGGGATGTAGGCCGAGTAACGAATATGCCGCTTCGCGAAGTGGACAGGATTGCAAAGATGGTGCCGGTCGGCCCGGGCGTCACTTTGAAGAAGACGATGGAAGGATCCCGCGAGTTCAGGGATCTCTATGATTCTGATACGACGGTCCACCGCCTAATCGATCACTGCCTTGACCTGGAAGGGATTTCAAGGAACTCCGGCACGCATGCAGCCGGCGTCGTCATCTGCTCCAAGCCTGTAGAAGAATATGTGCCGATCCAGCTGACGCAGGACGGGTTCATCCAGACGCAGTATGAAAAGGACCAGGTCGAACAGCTTGGGCTTTTGAAAATGGATCTTCTGGGCCTCAGGAACCTGACAGTCATCCATGATGCACTTGAAATGATCAGAGAAAACAGGGGCATCGATCTTGATATCAACAAGATACCGAGCGAAGATGAAGAAACATGCAAAATGCTCTGCGACGGTGATACGATCGGCGTATTCCAGTCAGAATCCTCCGGCTTTACAAGCCTTCTCATGCAGCTTCATCCGGAGCGTTTCGAAGACCTGATCCCGATGGTTGCACTTTACCGTCCGGGGCCTCTTGGAAGCGGCATGGCAGAAGATTTCATCAAGAGAAAACACGGCAAGATTCCTGTCGAATATCCGCATCCTTCACTGGAACCGATTTTGAAGGAAACGTACGGGGTCATCCTTTATCAGGAACAGGTCATGCAGATTGCATCCGTCATGGGCGGGTTCAGCCTTGGACAGGCAGATATGCTCCGCCGTGCTATGGGCCATAAGGAACCTGAAATCCTGCAGCAGAACAGGGAAACGTTCGTCGACGGCGCTGTTGCCAACGGCGTCGATGACCGCACGGCCAACTATGTCTTCGATCTCATGGTGCACTTTGCCGGTTACGGTTTCAATAAATCTCACAGCGTGTGCTATGGATGGATTGCCTGGCAGACGGCTTACCTGAAGGCGCATTACCGTCCAGAATTCATGGCGGCCATGATGACCTGCTACAACGGAGACCGCGACAAGGTCAGCCGCTATATTTCAGACACCCGCCGCGCAGGCGTTGTGATTGCTGCGCCTGATGTCAACTTGTCAGAGGCTTATTTCTCCGTCAAAGGCGATAAGATTCTCTTCGGCCTTGATGGCATACAGAATGTGGGCGAAGGCGCTGTCCGTTCTATCATCGAAGCAAGGAAACAGGGCGGCCCGTTCAAATCGCTTTCTGATTTCGTAGAAAGGGCAGACAACAGGGGACTTAACAGCCGCGCCTGTGAAAGCCTTATCCGCTGCGGCGCGCTGGATTCCCTGGGAGCCAACCGCTCGCAGCTTCTGGCGGCGCTTCCTGAAGCGCTTGGAGATGCGCAGTCGATCAGGAATGAACGCGCATCCGGGCAGCTCAACTTGTTCGGAGGAGAAGAAACGCCGGAGACGATCGTCTATCCGGACCTTCCTGATATGGACCCGAAAGAGAAAATCGAATGGGAAAGAAAACTTCTGGGATTTTATGTCAGCGGCCATCCGCTGGATTCCTATAAGGAACAGCTCAAAGCCTGCACGCCTCTTTACCATCTGACGGCAGAAGGAAATCAGTACGACGGCAGGATGGTGACGATAGGCGGAACGATTTCCCGCATCAAGGGCACGATGACAAAGAAGGGACAGCCCATGGGCTATGTCACGATTGAGGATTATGACGGCGAAGTGGAAACCGTCGTATTCCCGTCTGTTTGGGAAACAGTAAGGCCGATTCTTGCTGAAGATGCCGCTGTTGCCATCCGCGGGCGCGTGCAGGCCAACGAAAGAGATGTCAGGGTACTGGCTGAAGAAATCATCCCGCTTGACAAGCTTCGTGCATCCGCGCCGTCTCCGGCCGGAGTCCTTCACCTTTACATCGATGCCGCCCATGATTCCAATGAGGTCAGCCAGAGACTGGCAGGGCTTTTCCAGAAGCACCATGGCAAAACGCCGGTCATCATGCATATGATGCGGACCGGGCAGGAAATCCATGCAGCTCCGAAATTCTATGTTAACTACTCATCAGAGGCCGAAAGGGACTTCAGGATGCTTCTTGGAGAAAGAGCCGTTGCCCTTAGGAATTCCGGATCAGGGAATATTTGA
- the ruvC gene encoding crossover junction endodeoxyribonuclease RuvC: MRVLGIDPGTGRCGFGVVEKRGNQIIPINYGVIETFKDQSDLERLNIVYEGIGELIATYRPEFMGVENLYFNTNITTGIKVAQARGVILLAGYRQNVPIISVTPLQVKQQMAGYGRATKKQVIEMVMRMMNITRKIDPDDAADALAIGLTAIYHVEHRSLFEREK; encoded by the coding sequence ATGAGGGTACTTGGCATTGATCCCGGAACCGGAAGATGCGGTTTCGGAGTCGTTGAGAAACGGGGAAACCAGATTATTCCCATTAACTACGGAGTCATTGAAACGTTCAAGGATCAAAGCGATCTGGAACGTCTGAATATCGTTTATGAAGGAATCGGAGAGCTCATTGCAACATACCGTCCTGAATTCATGGGCGTGGAAAATCTTTATTTCAATACGAATATCACGACCGGCATCAAGGTCGCGCAGGCAAGGGGCGTCATCCTTCTTGCAGGCTACCGGCAGAATGTGCCGATCATTTCCGTGACGCCGCTGCAGGTCAAGCAGCAGATGGCGGGATACGGCAGGGCGACAAAGAAGCAGGTCATTGAAATGGTCATGCGGATGATGAATATTACCAGGAAAATCGACCCTGATGATGCTGCCGATGCGCTCGCCATCGGACTTACAGCCATTTATCATGTGGAACACCGCAGTTTGTTTGAGAGGGAAAAATGA
- a CDS encoding electron transfer flavoprotein subunit beta/FixA family protein, whose protein sequence is MRFLVCVKQVVDTSKMEVDPNTGRLNRNNANSIINPLDLHALEAALALRDQVGGTVTVLTMGPPQAEHVLQYAVSMGADDVYLATDRAFGGADTLATSYTLAAAIRKLGSFDLIFCGQESLDSNTAQIGPEVAAMLSMPDVSGAVDISYEREGYITVRRQLSDEDEVLEMKLPALITTAESLNRPRYPSVLGIMKKDHVEIHKLTSADLDVDPSRIGLTGSPTRVKQVRPVVPPKKENLRIEGKTTDEAVDLLCTAMQKIHVI, encoded by the coding sequence ATGAGGTTTCTGGTTTGCGTAAAACAGGTTGTGGACACCTCCAAAATGGAAGTTGACCCGAATACGGGTCGTTTGAACAGGAATAATGCAAACAGCATTATCAACCCGCTGGACCTTCATGCATTGGAAGCGGCTCTCGCTCTTCGCGATCAGGTTGGCGGCACAGTAACGGTTCTGACGATGGGACCGCCGCAGGCTGAACATGTACTCCAGTATGCAGTTTCCATGGGTGCTGATGACGTATATCTGGCAACAGACCGCGCATTTGGCGGCGCTGATACGCTGGCTACGAGCTATACTCTGGCAGCAGCCATCCGCAAATTGGGCAGCTTTGACCTGATTTTCTGCGGACAGGAGTCCCTGGACAGCAACACGGCCCAGATCGGACCGGAAGTCGCTGCAATGCTCAGCATGCCTGATGTAAGCGGCGCTGTCGATATTTCTTATGAAAGAGAAGGATATATCACAGTCAGAAGACAGCTCTCTGATGAGGATGAAGTGCTCGAAATGAAGCTGCCGGCTCTCATTACCACGGCTGAATCGCTGAATCGTCCCCGCTATCCAAGCGTTTTGGGAATCATGAAGAAAGATCATGTTGAAATCCATAAACTGACATCTGCTGATCTGGATGTCGATCCTTCCCGCATCGGCCTTACAGGTTCTCCGACACGCGTAAAGCAGGTCCGTCCTGTCGTTCCGCCGAAGAAGGAAAACCTCCGCATTGAAGGAAAGACGACGGATGAAGCAGTTGATTTGCTCTGCACGGCTATGCAGAAAATACATGTTATTTAA